CGGGGTCTTCGACTGCCGCTGCGTCGGCGTCGTACCGGGAGCAGTCCGTCCTTCAGCAGTTGCGCCGGCTGTGCCGTGGCGCAAGACACGCATTACCTGATTGCGCACCTGTTCGAGGGAGACACCGAGAATATCGAGGACACCGGTTGCCACCCCCTCACCGTTGCGCACCAACCCCAGCAGCAGATGCTCGGTGCCGATGTAGTGATGGTTGAGGCGATTCGCCTCTTCGATAGCATACTTAATCACCTTCTGCGCCCGTGCCGTCAGCTCCTGGTCGGTAACCATTGTGCTTTCGCCAGGGCCAACGATAAACTCGACCGCACTACGGGCCTGGGGCAATTTCACACCCAGCTCATCGAGGACGCGCGCAGCAATCCCTTCACTTTCGCGGATCAAGCCCAGCAAAATATGCTCGGTACCAATGTATGGGTGATTGAACGCACGTGCTTCCTCGGCTGCCAGTTGCAGCACTTGCTTGGCGCGCTTGGTAAATTTGCTGTAGAGGTCAGACATATGATTCTCCGCTCACTCAATAGGAGGAAACGATTATCAGGCTTTGACAGACCGGGGATAGCGAACAACACCCGTTGTTTTATCTGAAACACCGACCAGGAGCGCCATCCTGATCGGTTCGTTATAGCCGTTAATCGGGATTTTCCTCTTTCTCGCTACTCTCAGTTGGTTCGGCGTGCAGGCGCAGACTTAACCCCATCCGTTTACGGGCGGGATCAATCCGAATAATGCGCGCCTGTACGACCTGACCTTCACTCAACACCTCACGTGGATGCTGAATCCGTTCATCTCCCATTTCAGAGATATGGATCAGCCCCTCGACCCCGTCTTCAATGCGAGCAAAAGCTCCGAACGAAGCCAGTTGGGTGATTGTGCCTTCCACAATCTGACCAAGCTGATAGCGTTCGGCTACTCGCGTCCACGGCTCACTCTGCGTGCGTTTGATCGACAGCGCAATCCGTTTCCGCTCGTGGTCGATGTTGAGAATAGCGACCTTGACTTTATCGCCGACTTTCAACACTTCGCCAGGATGTTTGACCCGTGACCACGAGATTTCCGAGAGATGAACCAGGCCATCAGCGCCGCCAATGTCAACGAAGACACCAAAGTCGCACACCGAAGAGACGACACCGTCGCGCACATCACCTTCACGCAGCGATGTGAGCAACTCATCCTTCTTCGACTCCCGCGTTTCGACCAGGGCCTGGCGTTCCGACAGGATGAGCCGGTTGCGGTTGCGATTAATCTCGATCACCTTCAGCGGCAGCTCCACGTTCACCAGTCGTGCCATCTCGGATTGTTTTTGCGTCTCCGAGACGCGACTAATGCTCGACACCTGGGATGCCGGTACAAAGCCGCGCACACCGTCGAGATCGACGAGGAGACCACCTTTATTGTAGTTTTTCACGCGGGCATAGATAATATCGCCGCGCTCGTAACACTCTTGCAATGCACGCCAGCTCTTTTCCTGACGGGCCTTGTCAATCGAGAGAATTGCCCGACCTTCCTTATCTTCCGATTGCACCACAAAGACCAGGATTGTGTCGCCTACTTTAAGTGCAGCGCGATCCTCCTCGCTGAGGGTCTGCATCTCTCGACTTGGAATGACGCCTTCGGCCTTGGCACCGATGTCAACCAGAATCTCGTCGCGATTAATCTGCATAATACGACCGTCGACCGTGTCGCCGTGTTTGAGGTTGCGATAGGCGTGAGTCGGATCGCGTAGAATCTGTTCCATCAGTGCCTGATCGCCACGGTCGAGCAGGTCGTTTAGATCAGGTTGGCGAATGTCTTCGTTTGTGTTGTTGCCGGCATGATTAAGCTCTTCCATGAAAAATCCCTGCGCAGAAGCGGCGGCGCGCCATTCGACGGGGCTTGGTCGGAGTGATACGTAGAAATATTATACGTCGGGCTGTTGTAAAACGCAAGGATGCGATCACGATTCTGCGTTTCGTTGCCCGGCGAGTTCAGTGACAGTCAGGGCGTATCCACGACCGATGGTCGTTGATTGAAAGGTGCTCAGTGGGAGCAGGCCGAGGCGACGCAAGTGGAAATAGGCTTCATCGTTACAGGTTATCATTCCCGGCGGAGTCTGGCGGATCAGCACGCTTACCTGCTCCAGTGGTTCGCCGCTGAAATGCAGCCCCAGAACGGGCACGACGCCGATCCGGCCCAGGCCACTGCTCAGGCTGAGTGGTGGGAGTGATAGACCGACAGTTTGCGCGGCGTGGACAGTAGCCGAGATGAACGAGATCGCCTGTTTCATCGGGTCGGTATCGGCGTGTAAAATCCCGAAGATCAGGAGGAGGTGATCGTGACGCCACTCGATCAGCGCCTGATGTGGCGCGATCTGTTCGCGGATCAGTGCGAAGCGCGCCTGTGCTTCGGTGAGGGGATCGGTGATGGTAAGGCGTCCAATCGCCAGTACTGCAACAGGTGTGATCATGCCGGAGACCGGTGGATGGAGGCTGAGCGGATCGATCTGTCGCAGTGCCGGCTGGGTGAGCTGGAGCCGTTGCAGGTGCTGTTCGGTACGCCATTGTTGCAAGAGGCGATTCAGCGTATGACACAATTCGCCCCATACACCGGTGCCTACTTCCAGTTTCGTTTCAATTGGATTGCGGCGCAGGTGGGTGATGAGGGTACGGGTAGCCTTGACAAAATGATACCGTTCCCAAAGCAGCATGGCGATACAGACCACCAACGCCAGGATGGTGATTGGTGGTGCAACGAAGATGCCAGCGAGTGCAATGATGCACGTTCCAATGACGATAGTTGACGAATCTATCCAACGCATAGGGGCGCCTTGCCGATAGCCATCATTCTGAATGGCATGTGCAGGGTACCATATGCGTTGAGGTACGCTTAACGAGCGTAGATTACAGATTGGCGAACGTGGTCTTACAGTGTGTACCGTACCAGTTCGTCGTCATGGCGTTGCAGTAAACCATCGACAACCATCATTTCGAGGTGGGCAATGGTTTCAGCGATGGCAAAGCGAGCTTCGTGTGGGGTGAAGCGCTCAACATCGAATACCCGTTGCGCCACGGCAAAGGCAGTGTCGGCACCGTTACGCACTGCGGCGAGCATAGCGGCTAATCGCTCGTGGTGATGCACCTGTAATTCACTAATGCGCGTCTTCCACTCTGTGATCGGTTTGCCATGACCGGGAAGGGCCAGATCGACCTTCAGCGTCGCCAGTTCAGCCAGCGAGGCCAGATATTTCCGTAACGGATCGGGTTCACTTTCCGGCCAGACGCCAATATGAGGCGTGATTTTGAGTAGCACCTGATCACCAACCAGAGCCAGCCGCTCATCGGCTGCGTAGAAGATTAACTGCCCATCACTATGGCCAGGGGCATGAATAGCGACAAAAGAACGCCCCCCCATCGTTACCTGGCTACCGGGTGGCAGGGGGGTCAGGGGTGGGTGCGGTCGGGTCGCAGCCCGCAATCCGGCAATGGCACCGACGACTTTATCGACCAGATCGGCGGGCATACCATGACGGAGAAAATGGCGTAAACTGGGGTCGTCGTGATCGGCTCGCTGTACCCAGACTTCCTGGGCCAGTTCGATTTCCCGTGGGGCCAGCAGTACCCGGGCACCGGAATGGTGATGGAGCCAGCCGGCCATCCCAAAGTGATCAGGGTGGAAATGGGTCAAGACAATTGTATGAATCTGAGCCGGGTCGAGGTTGAGCGCAGTCCATGCCTCTTGCCA
This genomic window from Chloroflexus aurantiacus J-10-fl contains:
- a CDS encoding phosphate regulon sensor protein PhoR, translating into MRWIDSSTIVIGTCIIALAGIFVAPPITILALVVCIAMLLWERYHFVKATRTLITHLRRNPIETKLEVGTGVWGELCHTLNRLLQQWRTEQHLQRLQLTQPALRQIDPLSLHPPVSGMITPVAVLAIGRLTITDPLTEAQARFALIREQIAPHQALIEWRHDHLLLIFGILHADTDPMKQAISFISATVHAAQTVGLSLPPLSLSSGLGRIGVVPVLGLHFSGEPLEQVSVLIRQTPPGMITCNDEAYFHLRRLGLLPLSTFQSTTIGRGYALTVTELAGQRNAES
- the rpsA gene encoding 30S ribosomal protein S1, yielding MEELNHAGNNTNEDIRQPDLNDLLDRGDQALMEQILRDPTHAYRNLKHGDTVDGRIMQINRDEILVDIGAKAEGVIPSREMQTLSEEDRAALKVGDTILVFVVQSEDKEGRAILSIDKARQEKSWRALQECYERGDIIYARVKNYNKGGLLVDLDGVRGFVPASQVSSISRVSETQKQSEMARLVNVELPLKVIEINRNRNRLILSERQALVETRESKKDELLTSLREGDVRDGVVSSVCDFGVFVDIGGADGLVHLSEISWSRVKHPGEVLKVGDKVKVAILNIDHERKRIALSIKRTQSEPWTRVAERYQLGQIVEGTITQLASFGAFARIEDGVEGLIHISEMGDERIQHPREVLSEGQVVQARIIRIDPARKRMGLSLRLHAEPTESSEKEENPD
- a CDS encoding MBL fold metallo-hydrolase, whose translation is MLTTILPDVYQLRLPLPFALNHVNVYLLRDPQGWTVVDTGLHTPAGEAAWQEAWTALNLDPAQIHTIVLTHFHPDHFGMAGWLHHHSGARVLLAPREIELAQEVWVQRADHDDPSLRHFLRHGMPADLVDKVVGAIAGLRAATRPHPPLTPLPPGSQVTMGGRSFVAIHAPGHSDGQLIFYAADERLALVGDQVLLKITPHIGVWPESEPDPLRKYLASLAELATLKVDLALPGHGKPITEWKTRISELQVHHHERLAAMLAAVRNGADTAFAVAQRVFDVERFTPHEARFAIAETIAHLEMMVVDGLLQRHDDELVRYTL